In Polaribacter sp. L3A8, a genomic segment contains:
- a CDS encoding sulfatase has product MKKVCYLVLLPLLFLTCTTKDRKTAEELHPKNPNVLFIAVDDLNTWLGCLNNYSNTKTPNIDRLAAKGVLFSNAHCQAPLCGPSRASLMTGLRPSTTGIYGMISDDKIRRPDNPSTKEITFLPEYFKNNGYHTMGIGKLFHKYAPKGLFDDEGGRVNGFGPLPKKRFVWDGVGTANKNYGHTSTDWGAFPEQDSLMPDHKSANWAVERLKRNYNKPFFMGVGFLRPHVPFYVPQKWFDMHPIEGIDVAPYLEDDLNDVPPIGLAINDLPMMPSTKWAKESGEWKKIIQAYLACISYVDYEVGRVLDALENSEYANNTVIVLWSDHGYRMGEKGTFAKHALWEPATKAPLMFAAPNLPKGKVVNTPVEMLSIYPTLLELCNLPAYDRNEGVSLVSTMTSEKEVKNAYALTTYGMNNHAVKANGFRFIQYEDGSQELYDHSNDPNEFTNLAENPKYANEIEKLKKYLPKVNRKWDKNSAYNYQPYFKEQKARLTAE; this is encoded by the coding sequence ATGAAAAAAGTATGTTACTTAGTATTGTTACCGTTGCTGTTTTTAACTTGTACTACTAAAGATAGAAAAACAGCAGAAGAATTACATCCTAAAAACCCCAACGTTTTATTTATTGCTGTTGATGATTTAAATACTTGGTTGGGATGTTTAAATAACTATTCTAATACCAAAACGCCTAATATAGATAGGTTGGCAGCAAAAGGAGTTTTGTTTTCAAATGCACATTGTCAGGCACCATTATGTGGCCCATCTAGAGCATCGTTAATGACGGGTTTACGTCCTTCTACAACAGGTATTTATGGTATGATTTCTGATGACAAAATTCGTCGTCCTGATAATCCATCAACAAAAGAAATTACCTTTTTACCTGAGTATTTTAAAAATAACGGCTACCATACCATGGGAATAGGAAAGTTGTTTCATAAATACGCACCAAAAGGTTTATTTGATGATGAAGGAGGGCGTGTTAATGGCTTTGGTCCATTACCAAAAAAACGTTTTGTTTGGGACGGTGTTGGAACAGCAAATAAAAACTACGGACATACCAGCACAGATTGGGGCGCTTTTCCTGAGCAAGACTCTTTAATGCCAGATCATAAATCTGCAAATTGGGCGGTAGAACGTTTAAAAAGAAACTATAACAAACCATTTTTTATGGGAGTAGGTTTTTTAAGACCTCATGTGCCTTTTTATGTGCCTCAAAAATGGTTTGATATGCATCCAATAGAGGGCATTGACGTTGCTCCGTATTTAGAGGATGATTTAAATGATGTACCTCCAATAGGTCTTGCCATTAACGATTTACCAATGATGCCTTCTACAAAATGGGCAAAAGAAAGTGGAGAGTGGAAAAAAATTATACAAGCTTATTTGGCATGTATTAGTTATGTAGATTATGAGGTGGGGCGTGTGTTAGATGCGCTAGAAAATAGTGAATACGCTAACAATACCGTAATAGTGTTGTGGTCTGATCATGGATATCGAATGGGCGAAAAAGGAACTTTTGCTAAGCATGCTTTATGGGAACCAGCAACAAAAGCACCATTAATGTTTGCTGCGCCAAACTTACCTAAAGGCAAGGTAGTTAATACGCCAGTAGAAATGCTGTCTATTTACCCAACACTTTTAGAGTTATGTAATCTTCCTGCTTACGATAGAAATGAAGGGGTTAGTTTAGTATCTACCATGACAAGTGAAAAAGAAGTAAAGAATGCTTATGCTCTTACTACTTATGGGATGAATAATCATGCTGTAAAAGCTAACGGATTTCGTTTTATACAATATGAAGATGGTTCGCAAGAATTATACGACCATAGTAATGATCCAAACGAATTTACAAACTTAGCAGAAAACCCTAAATATGCAAATGAAATTGAAAAACTTAAAAAATATTTGCCAAAAGTAAATAGAAAATGGGATAAAAATTCTGCATACAATTATCAGCCTTATTTTAAAGAACAAAAGGCAAGATTAACTGCAGAATAA